From Plodia interpunctella isolate USDA-ARS_2022_Savannah chromosome 18, ilPloInte3.2, whole genome shotgun sequence, a single genomic window includes:
- the LOC128677842 gene encoding hemocyte protein-glutamine gamma-glutamyltransferase-like, translated as MEPLLVDVVYFYPRDNAESHHTTKYEVLSGKEPKTTVLRRGQPFNGVVRFTKPFDEDMDLVQLVFTLGDKPQYETTGSMFIRRNVAPNKQTWSAKLVAVQQQNKDVSFEVSSPVTLPIGRWSLRVVTRRKGGDDRRVYNFDQDIYFLYNPWNVDDQTYMEDSKLLQEYVLNDVGKLWVGPVKSTLGKPWVYGQFDAVVLPACMFMLERAGLPHHQRGDPIKMSRAISRIVNSNDDGGVLVGRWDGHYEHGTTPSEWTGSVDILQQYLKTQKVVRYGQCWIFAGVVTTVCRALGLPCRSVSNIVSAHDANRTLTVDKYYTETMEELHYDPNNPDGPDSIWNYHVWNDVWMARPDLPEGFGGWQAIDATPQEISSGMFQCGPASLKAIKQGNIGLGYDVEFMLSSVNADLMRWRTDPDAENGFALVETDNYQIGRMILTKKPYVFDPKGDADRDIITDQYKFPEGTRSERMALMKGVNSSERAKRYYSAIKNLKNDVTFKLHDLETVPVGEQFRVTVDIKNNSNEFRNITASLSAASVFYSGKRAGLIRKVEDIIKIAPGDSEKISILVKGEEYLPKLVEYCNMKISAVAFVQETKQSWADDDDFQVLMPRINIKLNEDLILDQPATAVLSFVNPLASTLTDCEFIVTSSGIAGRTLRRPLPDVKPKAVVSMKMQMQPNKTGSITIVAALKSDKLKDITGAATAEVFEG; from the exons ATGGAACCGCTTTTAGTAGatgtggtttatttttatcccagGGATAATGCAGAATCTCACCACACTACTAA GTATGAAGTCCTCAGTGGTAAGGAACCCAAAACAACAGTCCTTCGTCGAGGTCAGCCCTTCAATGGAGTTGTTCGCTTTACCAAGCCCTTTGATGAAGACATGGACCTGGTGCAGCTCGTATTCactttag gtGACAAGCCTCAGTATGAGACCACGGGATCCATGTTCATCAGACGGAATGTGGCACCAAACAAGCAGACATGGAGCGCGAAGCTGGTAGCCGTTCAACAGCAGAATAAAGACGTGTCGTTTGAG GTCTCCAGTCCCGTAACCTTGCCCATTGGACGCTGGTCCCTGCGCGTGGTCACCAGACGAAAGGGAGGCGATGACAGAAGAGTCTACAACTTTGATCAGGATATCTACTTTCTGTATAATCCATGGAATGTTG ATGACCAGACCTACATGGAAGACAGCAAGCTGCTTCAAGAGTATGTGCTCAATGACGTAGGCAAGTTATGGGTGGGGCCTGTCAAGTCTACCCTAGGCAAACCCTGGGTCTACGGGCAGTTTGATGCGGTTGTCCTGCCAGCGTGCATGTTCATGTTGGAACGAGCTGGTCTTCCTCACCACCA acGTGGAGATCCAATAAAAATGTCCCGCGCTATCTCCCGCATCGTAAACTCCAATGATGATGGCGGAGTGTTGGTGGGTCGCTGGGACGGCCATTACGAACATGGGACAACCCCGTCCGAGTGGACAGGATCTGTGGACATCCTCCAGCAGTACCTGAAGACGCAGAAAGTGGTTCGATACGGCCAGTGCTGGATCTTCGCTGGCGTTGTCACTACTG TATGTCGCGCTCTCGGCCTCCCATGTCGGTCAGTCTCCAACATAGTGTCAGCACACGACGCCAACCGGACTCTCACCGTGGACAAGTACTACACGGAAACCATGGAGGAACTACACTACGACCCTAACAACCCCGATGGTCCTGATTCCATCTGGAACTACCATGTGTGGAATGATGTCTGGATGGCGAGACCTGACTTGCCAGAAG GCTTTGGAGGCTGGCAAGCAATTGACGCAACTCCTCAAGAAATCTCATCAGGGATGTTTCAATGCGGTCCAGCATCTCTTAAGGCCATTAAGCAAGGAAACATTGGCTTAGGATACGATGTGGAATTCATGTTGTCTTCTGTCAACGCTGACTTGATGCGGTGGCGGACAGACCCTGATGCAGAGAACGGGTTCGCTCTAGTGGAGACTGATAACTACCA AATTGGCCGAATGATCCTGACCAAAAAACCCTACGTCTTCGATCCCAAAGGAGACGCGGATCGGGATATTATTACAGACCAGTATAAGTTCCCAGAAGGCACAAGGTCCGAGAGAATGGCTCTCATGAAAGGAGTCAACTCTTCAGAGAGGGCAAAGAG ATATTATTCTGCGattaagaatttgaaaaatgacGTCACGTTCAAACTTCATGATCTGGAGACCGTCCCAGTCGGAGAACAATTCAGAGTTACTGTCGATATCAAGAACAACTCCAATGag TTCCGAAACATAACAGCGTCGTTGTCAGCAGCCAGCGTGTTCTACAGTGGAAAACGGGCCGGTCTCATCAGAAAGGTTGAggatatcataaaaatagcaCCTGGGGACA GCGAAAAGATAAGCATCCTTGTGAAAGGTGAGGAGTACCTGCCTAAACTGGTGGAATACTGCAACATGAAAATATCAGCGGTGGCCTTTGTTCAGGAGACCAAGCAGTCGtgggctgatgatgatgacttcCAGGTTCTCATGCCTCGTATTAACATCAAG TTAAACGAAGACCTGATCCTGGACCAGCCAGCCACCGCAGTGCTCTCATTCGTCAATCCCCTGGCCTCTACCCTCACCGATTGCGAGTTCATTGTGACGTCATCCGGTATCGCGGGCCGTACGCTGCGGCGGCCGTTGCCTGATGTTAAGCCGAAAGCAGTTGTCTCAATGAAGATGCAAATGCAGCCAAAC